A window of Diadema setosum chromosome 2, eeDiaSeto1, whole genome shotgun sequence contains these coding sequences:
- the LOC140238187 gene encoding uncharacterized protein: MAAKLLNTSFYTASINPTDPVIRVGGSLNLSCTLDPLATNHTSESIVWMKGSTLIPTERYATPSAYISQLRLRDVSTTDAGKYYCKFSKDEWGAKRGVHVFVGRSPESVENVTCEATSPTDFWCKWDHRHETSNLAVTYMVRFRTDTDSNWTVCQSMSASRHECTCNSESFTDLYVRIETENALGTEYRELSYRFDEIVRPAPPQNLKVTALHPYCLDVSWQSPKHWQGTDHELFLFYRLQYRLVDDFGAGTNIEDMNTVKQLCGLRSYAQYEVKVSSQYMLNANGLWSAWSTPVIRRTFTTAPTGSPQNLSLAVTAENPNWVLATWMPVDSADANGIVSGYGIYSCMVNDSQPLTQMEQTLATSESETLWINDLCIENVTDHFFNATLYDTNEENTFSFTFLHMDYGSTYFVWATAMNAAGEGPPSRPSLISVPEPQAEPGRRSSVVIVAVITVCQITFVLGLCVFCWLTDYDLFKRSRRVPQPYIPSDVLSMKRETLKPKASRPAEFFDEIRKYPSDKTVSDKEPLDKPSTVTNSGGSSVDHGFYDMQSNSGGSGSQYVCNSSQYNAVSTIRCTAPLCDPKINASATSDDAGYSVPCPFARLDSEGKPLLRRCDDYEVDSQGYVNPSEVEAVVMSRQTSDESDCEQPPHTNLISIVSVNGDSDQSKMPAVLALHSDQGFGSADSDGDSRQASPTVMTSQSFLDLRQTMRETEKLTMAPGKECRAECFSSPDREGSPCSARLNCKGWSPHYDDVRLPATSHGRRKSASSSKSSGCESDGFPGYMLMATMEETNIDYGYVVHDPTVAASEPDVEKHEEGRNAHEGDRKHRMTYGIEDVNEHESLGYDDPVMNSRDDSVFSEHPSGASSTVEGDMQRTAGSKWISISQPSSSSQCSSTASSPMSVNSVSFMDGESPETFLDTAPSQDNGRLPLKWSSGYVSHHEVFEMCKPPDVRGKSDEPDYCIQYSQIKFLDPELGYVSNVVFS; the protein is encoded by the exons ATGGCAGCTAAACTTCTAAATACCTCCTTTTACACAGCGTCTATCAACCCAACGGATCCCGTCATCAGAGTGGGCGGATCCCTAAATCTCTCGTGTACCCTAGACCCCCTAGCCACCAATCACACCTCCGAATCTATAGTGTGGATGAAAGGATCCACCCTCATCCCCACTGAACGGTACGCcacgcccagtgcttacatttCTCAGCTACGCCTCCGCGACGTTTCTACGACGGACGCGGGGAAGTATTACTGCAAGTTTTCCAAAGACGAGTGGGGAGCGAAGCGGGGAGTTCATGTCTTCGTTGGAC GCTCCCCAGAGTCCGTGGAGAACGTGACATGTGAGGCCACAAGCCCGACAGATTTCTGGTGTAAGTGGGACCACCGACACGAGACCTCTAATCTGGCCGTAACGTACATGGTCAGATTCCGGACCGACACCGA CTCAAACTGGACCGTCTGCCAGTCAATGAGCGCCAGTCGCCATGAATGTACGTGCAACAGCGAGTCCTTCACCGACCTGTACGTGCGCATAGAAACGGAGAATGCGCTCGGGACGGAGTACCGCGAACTTTCGTACCGCTTCGACGAAATCG TTCGCCCAGCACCTCCGCAAAACCTTAAAGTTACCGCCCTACACCCTTACTGTCTGGATGTGTCGTGGCAGAGTCCTAAACATTGGCAGGGAACAGATCACGAGTTGTTTCTGTTCTATCGCCTTCAGTACCGCCTGGTGGACGATTTCGGCGCTGGTACGAATATCGAG GACATGAACACGGTGAAGCAATTATGCGGCCTAAGATCATACGCACAATATGAGGTGAAGGTTTCCAGCCAGTACATGCTCAACGCGAACGGTCTATGGAGTGCCTGGTCAACACCAGTAATAAGGAGAACTTTCACTACTG CCCCAACAGGGTCGCCACAGAATCTCTCGCTGGCCGTGACGGCAGAGAATCCCAACTGGGTGTTGGCCACGTGGATGCCTGTAGACTCCGCCGACGCCAATGGCATCGTGTCGGGCTACGGTATTTACTCCTGTATGGTGAATGATTCTCAGCCACTTACGCAGATGGAGCAGACATTAGCAACCAGCGAATCTGAGACTCTTTGGATCAACGATCTGTGTATTG AAAACGTCACGGATCACTTCTTCAACGCCACGCTCTACGATACCAAcgaagaaaacacattttcgTTCACGTTCCTACACATGGATTATGGAAGCACCTACTTCGTCTGGGCCACTGCAATGAACGCGGCTGGAGAAGGACCGCCTTCAAGACCATCTCTTATATCTGTCCCTGAACCTCAAG CGGAACCTGGGAGACGATCGAGCGTCGTCATCGTGGCGGTGATCACGGTGTGTCAAATCACCTTCGTCCTCGGCCTCTGCGTCTTCTGCTGGCTCACCGACTACGACCTCTTCAAGCGTAGCCGTAGAGTGCCGCAGCCGTACATACCCTCCGACGTCCTCTCGATGAAG CGTGAAACACTGAAGCCTAAGGCTTCGCGACCAGCAGAGTTCTTCGATGAAATCCGGAAATACCCGTCGGACAAGACCGTGTCCGACAAGGAGCCTCTGGACAAACCGTCGACAGTCACCAACAGCGGAGGATCGAGCGTGGACCACGGGTTCTACGACATGCAGAGTAACAGTGGAGGGAGCGGTTCCCAGTACGTGTGCAACTCTTCGCAGTACAACGCTGTTTCTACCATCCGATGCACCGCTCCTTTGTGTGATCCCAAAATCAACGCGTCGGCAACGAGCGACGACGCCGGCTACTCCGTTCCTTGTCCTTTCGCGCGACTCGATTCCGAAGGCAAGCCGCTGCTGCGGAGATGCGACGACTACGAAGTGGACAGTCAAGGATACGTTAATCCGAGCGAAGTCGAGGCGGTGGTCATGAGCAGACAGACCTCGGACGAATCCGACTGCGAACAGCCACCGCATACTAATCTCATCTCCATCGTCAGCGTGAATGGTGACTCAGACCAAAGCAAAATGCCCGCTGTACTGGCATTGCATAGTGATCAAGGATTCGGCAGCGCGGACAGCGACGGGGATTCCCGCCAGGCGAGTCCCACAGTGATGACCTCTCAGTCGTTCCTGGACCTCCGTCAAACCATGAGAGAAACAGAAAAGTTGACCATGGCGCCTGGGAAGGAATGCAGGGCAGAATGTTTCAGTTCACCTGATCGTGAAGGGTCGCCTTGCAGTGCCAGACTAAATTGTAAGGGATGGTCTCCGCATTACGACGACGTCCGACTACCTGCTACTTCCCACGGTCGCAGGAAGTCTGCTTCATCAAGTAAAAGCTCTGGATGTGAAAGCGACGGATTTCCTGGATACATGTTGATGGCTACCATGGAGGAGACCAATATTGATTATGGTTATGTGGTCCATGATCCCACGGTGGCTGCGTCAGAACCTGATGTCGAGAAACATGAGGAAGGACGGAATGCACATGAAGGAGACAGGAAGCACAGAATGACTTATGGCATCGAAGACGTCAATGAACACGAATCCCTCGGCTATGACGACCCTGTGATGAACTCGAGAGACGATTCCGTTTTCAGCGAACACCCTAGCGGAGCGTCATCCACGGTGGAAGGGGATATGCAGAGAACTGCTGGCTCAAAGTGGATATCAATTTCCCAACCGTCCTCATCGTCACAGTGTTCGTCTACTGCCTCATCCCCTATGTCTGTAAATTCTGTCAGTTTTATGGATGGGGAGAGTCCGGAAACTTTTCTGGACACTGCTCCTTCGCAGGACAACGGTCGTCTCCCACTGAAGTGGTCTTCAGGATATGTATCACATCATGAGGTCTTTGAAATGTGCAAACCACCAGATGTTCGCGGAAAATCGGATGAACCCGACTATTGTATACAGTATTCTCAAATCAAGTTCCTTGACCCAGAACTGGGGTATGTGAGCAACGTCGTGTTTTCGTGA
- the LOC140239611 gene encoding kelch-like protein 26, with translation MPNRTPLDKGAAERSRSCRVPGVEEGKLNTCCCKHSLSPEYRVPSERKVGRMQSSAAGNNKTIRLALSDCTVDGGIATDRWRHVGKEFIEHEGRPQAPTGEVAVDSEVVLSRTSQAETLQLFNKMWSQGMFCDVTFKVGSQKFRAHRVLLAASSECFERIFLDVSLSAEIQPITVEIEDISPQVFQKVLRFIYTSHIEVSFSDIVELLRASLALSVESLTYAIRRYLWSCWKKECINAFCVTHATGLDELNAVILEHIRTEFLDIAKSLQFALCPGKFAARILADDRLCVNSEVDVLRAALLWSSHHASDTTSNLTMLRHVRFHCISVESVDDLLEEMTPTLLCETIKRFIVDARRYSSGLTPARLRFHPPVTRRHIAAVVARCCVPGYTGTTTSNAGDSTKIQRPEISPHSYQPSPSARGGQFTPLSSLTEEQGGNHPARPYSSILPRVISSRSSPSSLTGGSYQHPAEAGRFQRPAKVMLPGGRKTMARAAAQFSSNYGADMEYLPVPFLDQYHSTEIREPSAVKLYSSTQTRYRQMSSVGDECLVRVGGLPRNGYYDQGRSIEVFEDGTLADWTTLGRLPIAIDHHAVCVIQDSIYVSGGHILNLARAQGDLAPCQLFHKYDVKDDKWRRLCDMGTARSYHNMVALFGQLYVIGGQDVNGVSLSTVERYSPYTNSWRYVAPLSFPRFAAAAAVFHYRMWIAGGATNHVTFTTGDAAPHVDCTEGVHIYPTAVVEFYSAHDDSWTRMSDLPVPRWHACLVRTNNQLYIVGGYSNTTLRPSSSQQGAFSTIDVYDDAVDRWETVTATEEGNYTNNTVSMGNKIVIVGNVNPISGAPHTIIRSFDASNSRWDKRDCPASQARVGHACCVIPASYIHHVSFIT, from the exons ATGCCAAACAGAACACCTTTGGATAAGGGAGCTGCCGAACGAAGTAGGAGCTGTCGAGTTCCAGGTGTAGAGGAAGGGAAGTTGAATACTTGTTGCTGCAAGCATTCACTGTCTCCTGAATATCGAGTCCCCAGCGAAAGGAAAGTTGGAAGAATGCAAAGTTCTGCTGCTGGTAACAACAAGACAATCAGACTTGCATTGAGTGACTGCACCGTTGATGGAGGCATAGCCACAGATCGCTGGAGACACGTAGGAAAAGAGTTCATTGAACACGAAGGACGCCCCCAGGCACCAACAGGTGAAGTCGCTGTCGACAGCGAAGTCGTATTGAGCCGGACTTCTCAGGCAGAAACGCTGCAGTTGTTCAACAAAATGTGGTCACAAGGCATGTTCTGCGACGTCACTTTCAAGGTTGGAAGTCAGAAATTTCGTGCGCACCGAGTCCTCCTAGCTGCCAGCAGCGAATGTTTTGAGCGGATATTTCTCGACGTTTCTTTGAGCGCCGAAATTCAGCCAATCACTGTTGAAATTGAAGACATATCCCCGCAGGTATTTCAGAAAGTACTTCGTTTCATCTACACCTCACACATCGAGGTCAGCTTTAGCGATATTGTCGAGCTCCTACGAGCTTCACTGGCTCTATCCGTGGAATCACTCACCTACGCCATTCGGAGATATTTGTGGAGTTGCTGGAAGAAAGAGTGCATCAACGCGTTCTGCGTGACCCACGCGACAGGTTTGGATGAACTCAATGCCGTAATTCTGGAGCACATCCGAACTGAATTTCTCGATATTGCCAAGAGTCTGCAATTTGCGCTATGCCCTGGAAAGTTCGCGGCCAGGATTCTAGCAGACGACAGACTATGTGTCAACTCGGAGGTTGATGTTCTACGAGCTGCACTTCTCTGGAGCTCCCATCATGCCTCTGATACAACTTCAAATCTGACGATGCTCCGGCACGTCCGATTTCACTGCATCTCGGTAGAGTCGGTCGACGATCTGCTGGAAGAGATGACACCTACTCTGCTGTGTGAGACTATAAAGCGCTTCATAGTGGATGCTCGGAGATACTCTTCTGGTCTTACACCAGCTCGTCTTCGCTTCCATCCACCCGTTACTCGGCGACATATCGCAGCGGTGGTAGCTCGCTGCTGCGTACCCGGATATACAGGAACGACAACATCAAACGCAGGAGATTCGACAAAGATA CAACGACCTGAGATATCGCCACATAGTTATCAACCATCGCCATCCGCCAGAGGCGGACAGTTTACTCCATTATCCTCCCTTACCGAGGAGCAAGGGGGCAATCATCCGGCACGCCCGTACAGCAGCATACTTCCACGAGTAATTTCATCGCGCAGTTCTCCCTCTTCACTGACTGGAGGAAGTTATCAGCATCCAGCGGAAGCGGGGCGATTCCAGCGTCCAGCAAAAGTGATGTTGCCGGGTGGAAGGAAGACCATGGCGAGAGCAGCAGCTCAGTTTTCGTCAAACTACGGTGCTGATATGGAATATCTGCCAGTACCTTTTTTGGATCAGTATCATTCGACTGAAATCAGAGAGCCGTCTGCCGTTAAATTGTATTCGTCGACACAGACGAGATATCGCCAGATGTCATCTGTTGGCGACGAATGCTTGGTCCGTGTGGGCGGACTCCCAAGGAACGGATACTATGATCAAGGAAGGAGCATAGAAGTTTTCGAGGACGGGACACTGGCGGACTGGACGACACTCGGAAGACTGCCAATCGCGATCGATCACCATGCTGTCTGCGTTATACAGGACTCCATCTACGTTTCGG GAGGACACATATTGAACTTGGCAAGGGCGCAAGGTGATTTAGCGCCCTGTCAGCTGTTTCACAAATATGACGTCAAAGATGACAAATGGCGTCGGTTGTGTGACATGGGCACGGCTCGATCATACCACAACATGGTGGCGCTATTTGGACAGCTCTACGTTATCGGTGGACAAGACGTCAATGGagt CTCTCTGTCGACTGTTGAAAGGTACTCGCCGTACACCAACAGCTGGCGCTATGTCGCTCCGCTGAGTTTTCCCCGTTTCGCAGCGGCTGCGGCCGTGTTTCACTATCGGATGTGGATAGCAGGGGGCGCCACAAATCACGTGACATTCACCACGGGCGACGCGGCGCCACACGTCGACTGTACCGAAGGAGTGCACATTTATCCCACTGCTGTCGTGGAATTCTACTCTGCTCACGATGACAG CTGGACGAGAATGTCCGATCTGCCAGTCCCACGATGGCACGCTTGTCTGGTAAGGACCAACAACCAACTCTACATAGTTGGCGGTTATAGTAACACGACTCTTCGTCCTTCGTCATCTCAGCAAGGTGCGTTTTCGACCATTGACGTCTACGACGACGCGGTCGACCGCTGGGAAACCGTGACGGCGACTGAAGAAGGAAACTACACCAACAACACCGTCAGTATGG GGAACAAAATTGTAATTGTCGGAAACGTGAATCCCATTTCTGGAGCCCCCCACACCATCATCAGGAGCTTCGACGCCTCCAATTCCCGCTGGGACAAACGGGACTGTCCGGCGTCGCAAGCCCGCGTCGGCCACGCCTGCTGCGTTATTCCCGCGTCTTACATACACCACGTTTCCTTCATCACGTAA